A single genomic interval of Mycobacterium sp. DL592 harbors:
- a CDS encoding MFS transporter: MSPDRRLQFFADTTPLRTPDFRRLWLAGIVTVIGGNLTIFAVPVQLYVLTQNSAYVGLSGLFALVPLIVFGLLGGAWADAMDRRLLLIIASCGLAVASVLLWLQAELQCNNVWLVLVLLSVQQAFFAINSPTRGAAIPRMLPIDQLPAANSLNMTVQQFGAIVGPLLAGLLLRWVDLSTLYLIDAITCLLPIWVTFRLAPMPATGAADSDGTSRWGIGAVLEGFRYLAGNRVVLMSFVVDLIAMIFGMPRALFPQMAHESFGGPVAGGTTMALLAAAMSFGAVAGGVFSGWFPRVRRQGLAVIVAIVVWGVAMAGFGVAGGLAGGHGGLVMWIALVFLAIGGAADMVSAAFRSTILQEVASDDLRGRLQGVFLVVVAGGPRLADTVHGAAAAAVGTTIAAAGGGGLVVVGVLLASAAVPAFVRYRVGPAQAR; encoded by the coding sequence ATGTCGCCGGACCGGCGGCTCCAGTTCTTCGCCGACACCACACCGCTTCGAACGCCGGACTTCCGCCGGTTGTGGCTGGCCGGCATCGTCACGGTGATCGGGGGCAACCTCACGATCTTCGCGGTGCCCGTGCAGCTCTACGTCCTGACGCAGAACTCCGCGTACGTGGGACTGTCGGGTCTGTTCGCGCTCGTGCCGTTGATCGTGTTCGGTCTGCTCGGCGGGGCCTGGGCCGACGCGATGGATCGCCGGCTGCTCCTGATCATCGCCTCGTGCGGCCTGGCGGTGGCCTCGGTCCTGCTGTGGTTGCAGGCCGAGCTGCAGTGCAACAACGTCTGGCTGGTGCTCGTCCTGCTGTCGGTGCAGCAGGCGTTCTTCGCGATCAACTCGCCGACCCGCGGCGCAGCGATACCCCGCATGCTTCCGATCGATCAGCTGCCCGCGGCCAACTCGCTGAACATGACGGTGCAGCAGTTCGGGGCGATCGTCGGTCCGCTGCTCGCCGGCCTGCTGCTGCGCTGGGTCGACCTGTCGACGCTGTATCTGATCGACGCGATCACCTGCCTGCTGCCGATCTGGGTGACGTTCCGGCTCGCGCCCATGCCGGCAACAGGGGCGGCCGACTCCGACGGGACCTCCCGCTGGGGCATCGGCGCGGTGCTCGAGGGATTTCGCTACCTGGCCGGAAACCGGGTGGTGCTGATGTCGTTCGTCGTCGACCTGATCGCGATGATCTTCGGAATGCCGCGGGCGTTGTTCCCGCAGATGGCGCACGAGAGCTTCGGTGGGCCGGTCGCGGGCGGCACCACGATGGCTCTGCTGGCTGCCGCGATGTCGTTCGGTGCCGTCGCCGGCGGGGTGTTCTCCGGCTGGTTCCCGCGGGTTCGCCGACAGGGACTGGCGGTGATCGTCGCGATCGTCGTCTGGGGTGTGGCGATGGCCGGGTTCGGGGTGGCCGGCGGGCTGGCTGGCGGGCATGGCGGTCTTGTGATGTGGATTGCGTTGGTGTTCTTGGCAATTGGTGGGGCAGCTGACATGGTGTCAGCAGCTTTCCGGTCGACCATCCTGCAAGAGGTGGCATCCGACGACCTGCGGGGCCGGCTGCAGGGGGTGTTCCTCGTGGTGGTCGCGGGCGGCCCCCGGCTGGCCGACACGGTGCACGGTGCGGCGGCCGCCGCGGTGGGCACGACGATCGCCGCGGCCGGTGGGGGAGGGCTCGTCGTGGTCGGTGTGCTGCTCGCCTCGGCGGCGGTTCCGGCCTTCGTGCGCTATCGCGTCGGGCCGGCGCAAGCCCGCTAG
- a CDS encoding TetR family transcriptional regulator codes for MAGEMNNGASGLRERKKQRTRATLIDVAAKLCVEQGYDNTTVDQIAAAADVSARTFSRYFPTKEAVVVAVIADVADGVAATLAHQPLDITEHEALMRASVETFRGRQGREPDPVVFDRMTLLLKILGTAPAIGLSAFSYRPDGPQHPVFAAVARRMGVAVTDPALRILFDTWAVLMGVACAGLGAPGAPPIEPGVLCERIESTYALFARLWTPWHTPGQPPAGESAQ; via the coding sequence GTGGCCGGTGAGATGAACAACGGCGCTTCTGGGTTACGGGAACGCAAGAAGCAACGCACGCGCGCCACGCTGATCGACGTGGCGGCGAAGTTGTGCGTCGAACAGGGCTACGACAACACCACCGTCGACCAGATCGCCGCAGCCGCCGACGTCTCGGCCCGAACCTTCAGCCGCTACTTTCCGACCAAGGAAGCGGTCGTCGTCGCCGTCATCGCCGACGTCGCCGACGGGGTGGCCGCCACGCTGGCCCATCAACCCCTGGACATCACCGAACACGAGGCCCTCATGCGGGCCAGTGTCGAGACGTTCCGCGGCCGCCAAGGCCGCGAACCCGACCCCGTCGTGTTCGACCGGATGACCTTGTTGCTCAAGATCCTCGGCACGGCGCCGGCGATCGGCCTGTCGGCCTTCTCCTATCGGCCCGACGGACCTCAGCATCCGGTGTTCGCCGCCGTCGCGCGTCGCATGGGTGTGGCGGTCACCGACCCGGCGTTGCGGATCCTCTTCGACACCTGGGCGGTGCTCATGGGTGTCGCCTGCGCGGGCCTCGGTGCACCTGGTGCACCGCCGATCGAGCCGGGCGTTCTGTGCGAGCGAATCGAGTCGACATATGCCTTGTTCGCGCGGTTGTGGACCCCATGGCACACCCCGGGCCAGCCCCCCGCGGGCGAGTCGGCACAATAG
- a CDS encoding citrate synthase: protein MAATDDTATLKYPGGELDLDIVHATEGSDGIALGSLLSKTGYTTFDSGFVNTASTKSAITYIDGDAGILRYRGYPIEQLAEKSTFIEVSYLLIYGELPSTEQLEAFTTQIQRHTLLHEDLKRFFDGFPRNAHPMPVLSSAVNALSAYYQDSLDPLDNKQVELSTIRLLAKLPTIAAYAYKKSVGQPFLYPDNTLTLVENFLRMTFGLPAEPYEVDPEIVRALDMLLILHADHEQNCSTSTVRLVGSSQANLFTSISGGINALWGPLHGGANQAVLEMLEKIRTGEDDVQTFVKKVKNKEDGVKLMGFGHRVYKNYDPRARIVKEQADKILGKLGGDDELLDIAKQLEEIALTDDFFIERKLYPNVDYYTGVIYRAMGFPTRMFTVLFALGRLPGWIAHWREMHDEGNSKIGRPRQIYTGYTERDYVTINGR from the coding sequence GTGGCCGCAACCGACGACACCGCCACCCTGAAGTACCCGGGGGGCGAGCTCGACCTGGACATCGTCCACGCGACGGAGGGGTCCGACGGAATCGCACTGGGGTCGCTGCTGTCCAAGACCGGGTACACCACCTTCGACTCGGGCTTCGTGAACACCGCGTCGACCAAGAGCGCCATCACCTACATCGACGGTGACGCCGGGATTCTGCGCTACCGCGGCTACCCCATCGAGCAGCTGGCCGAGAAGTCGACCTTCATCGAGGTGAGCTACCTGCTCATCTACGGCGAGCTCCCCAGCACTGAACAGCTCGAGGCGTTCACCACCCAGATTCAGCGCCACACGCTGCTGCACGAAGACCTCAAGCGGTTCTTCGACGGCTTCCCGCGCAACGCCCACCCGATGCCGGTGCTCTCCAGCGCCGTCAACGCGCTGTCGGCCTATTACCAGGACTCGCTGGACCCGCTGGACAACAAGCAGGTCGAGTTGTCCACCATCCGGCTGCTGGCCAAGCTGCCCACCATCGCCGCCTACGCCTACAAGAAGTCCGTCGGCCAGCCGTTCCTGTACCCGGACAACACCTTGACCCTCGTCGAGAACTTCCTGCGCATGACGTTCGGCCTGCCCGCCGAGCCCTACGAGGTGGACCCCGAGATCGTCCGGGCGCTGGACATGCTGCTGATCCTGCACGCCGACCACGAGCAGAACTGCTCGACGTCGACGGTGCGGCTGGTCGGCTCGTCCCAGGCCAACCTGTTCACGTCGATCTCCGGCGGGATCAATGCGCTGTGGGGTCCGCTGCACGGCGGCGCCAACCAGGCCGTGCTGGAGATGCTGGAGAAGATCCGCACCGGCGAAGACGACGTGCAGACGTTCGTCAAGAAGGTCAAGAACAAGGAAGACGGCGTGAAGCTGATGGGCTTCGGGCACCGCGTCTACAAGAACTACGATCCGCGCGCCCGCATCGTCAAGGAGCAGGCCGACAAGATCCTGGGCAAGCTCGGCGGCGACGACGAGCTGCTCGACATCGCCAAGCAACTCGAAGAGATCGCGCTCACCGACGACTTCTTCATCGAACGCAAGCTCTACCCGAACGTCGACTACTACACCGGCGTGATCTACCGGGCGATGGGCTTCCCGACCCGGATGTTCACCGTGCTGTTCGCCCTGGGCCGGCTGCCCGGCTGGATCGCGCACTGGCGCGAGATGCACGACGAGGGCAACAGCAAGATCGGCCGTCCGCGGCAGATCTACACCGGCTACACCGAACGCGACTACGTCACCATCAACGGCCGCTGA
- a CDS encoding MFS transporter, with protein sequence MNATVSDLSARRKTIVLASCCLSLLIVSMDATIVNVAIPSIRADLHATPAQMQWVVDIYTLVLASLLMLAGATGDRFGRRRVFQIGLATFAVGSLLCSIAPTITMLIAARLIQAVGGSMLNPVALSIISQIFVGRVERARALGFWGAVVGISMALGPIVGGLLIEVVGWRAVFWINLPICAAAIALTAIFVPETKSATMRDIDPVGQLLAVLSLFGLVFVLIEGPGMGWTNPRILAIAVTAAAAFVAFLRYESRRHDPFIDLRFFRSIPFSSATVTAVCAFAGWGAFLFMMSLYLQGERGYSAAHTGLIYLPIAVGALFFSPLSGRLVGRFGARPSLLISGVLMVIASVMLTFLTPATPVWALLAIFAVYGIGFGMVNAPITNAAVSGMPKDRAGAASAVTSTSRQVGVSIGVALCGSVAGPALAGLGADFTSAARPLWFINIALGLVIAVLAITSTSSRAHRSAERLAPLIDQQRVGAARV encoded by the coding sequence GTGAATGCAACTGTCAGCGACCTCAGTGCGCGACGCAAGACCATCGTTCTTGCGTCCTGCTGCCTGAGCCTGCTGATCGTGTCGATGGACGCCACCATCGTCAACGTGGCGATCCCGTCGATCCGCGCCGATCTGCACGCGACACCCGCCCAGATGCAGTGGGTAGTCGACATCTACACCCTGGTGCTGGCCTCGCTGCTCATGCTCGCCGGTGCGACCGGTGACCGCTTCGGCCGGCGCCGCGTCTTCCAGATCGGCCTGGCCACCTTTGCGGTCGGCTCCCTGCTGTGCAGCATCGCCCCGACCATCACCATGCTCATCGCCGCACGACTGATCCAGGCTGTCGGCGGCTCAATGCTCAATCCTGTTGCGCTATCCATCATTTCGCAGATCTTCGTTGGACGGGTCGAGCGGGCCCGAGCACTGGGGTTCTGGGGTGCGGTCGTCGGCATCTCGATGGCGCTCGGCCCGATCGTCGGCGGCCTGCTCATCGAGGTCGTCGGGTGGCGCGCCGTGTTCTGGATCAACCTGCCGATCTGTGCCGCCGCGATCGCGCTGACGGCCATCTTCGTGCCGGAGACCAAGTCGGCGACCATGCGCGACATCGATCCGGTGGGCCAGCTGCTGGCCGTGCTCTCGTTGTTCGGCCTGGTGTTCGTGCTGATCGAAGGGCCGGGGATGGGCTGGACCAATCCCCGGATCCTCGCGATCGCCGTGACCGCAGCCGCCGCCTTCGTGGCCTTCCTGCGCTACGAGTCGCGCCGCCACGACCCCTTCATCGATCTGCGGTTCTTCCGCAGTATCCCGTTCTCGTCGGCTACGGTGACCGCCGTGTGCGCCTTTGCCGGCTGGGGTGCGTTCCTGTTCATGATGTCGCTGTACCTGCAGGGTGAGCGCGGCTACTCCGCTGCGCACACCGGGCTGATCTACCTGCCGATCGCCGTCGGGGCGCTGTTCTTCTCGCCGTTGTCCGGCCGGCTCGTGGGCCGCTTCGGTGCCCGCCCCTCCCTGCTGATCTCCGGCGTCCTGATGGTCATCGCATCGGTGATGCTGACATTCCTGACCCCGGCGACGCCGGTGTGGGCGCTGCTGGCGATCTTCGCGGTGTACGGCATCGGTTTCGGCATGGTCAATGCCCCCATCACCAACGCCGCCGTCAGCGGCATGCCCAAGGACCGCGCGGGCGCGGCGTCTGCGGTGACCTCGACCTCACGCCAGGTCGGTGTGAGTATCGGTGTGGCGCTGTGCGGTTCGGTCGCGGGGCCGGCACTGGCCGGGCTGGGCGCCGACTTCACCTCGGCGGCGCGGCCGCTGTGGTTCATCAACATCGCCCTGGGCCTCGTCATCGCCGTACTGGCCATCACGTCGACATCCAGCCGTGCGCACCGGTCCGCCGAACGGCTGGCACCGCTGATCGACCAGCAGCGAGTGGGGGCCGCCCGTGTCTAA
- a CDS encoding MarR family winged helix-turn-helix transcriptional regulator — protein MSNPLADEVWRTLSALVLDNKDGWRRAVVERTGLPFSRIRILKRLAKRPMTVKQVAEMATIDAPAATVAVNDLEARGLVIREVDPQNRRCKLVSLTEAGHQMVAVLDATEDPAPDRLATLGDEDLATLQAILARVLS, from the coding sequence GTGTCTAACCCCCTGGCTGACGAGGTGTGGCGCACCCTGTCAGCACTGGTTCTCGACAACAAGGACGGCTGGCGACGCGCCGTCGTCGAGCGAACGGGATTGCCGTTCAGCCGGATCCGCATCCTCAAACGGCTCGCCAAGAGGCCGATGACGGTGAAGCAGGTCGCCGAGATGGCCACCATCGACGCACCGGCGGCCACGGTCGCGGTCAACGATCTGGAAGCCCGCGGCCTGGTGATCCGGGAGGTCGACCCGCAGAATCGCCGTTGCAAGCTGGTGTCGCTGACCGAGGCCGGTCATCAGATGGTCGCCGTGCTGGATGCCACTGAAGATCCAGCACCTGATCGCCTTGCCACGCTCGGCGACGAGGACCTCGCCACCCTGCAGGCAATCCTGGCGCGGGTGCTCAGCTGA
- a CDS encoding DUF2630 family protein: MAHESKPGDRDTLARIHDLVAQERELREQLIHQEIDPSEEHRRLRSIETELDQCWDLLRQRRALRETGGDPSQAAVRPPDEVEGYLS; encoded by the coding sequence GTGGCACACGAATCCAAACCCGGCGACCGGGACACCCTCGCACGGATACACGACCTGGTGGCCCAGGAGCGCGAGCTGCGCGAGCAACTCATCCACCAGGAGATCGATCCATCCGAAGAGCACCGGCGGCTGCGCTCGATCGAAACCGAACTCGACCAGTGCTGGGATCTGCTGCGGCAGCGCCGGGCCCTGCGCGAGACCGGCGGTGATCCGAGCCAAGCCGCGGTGCGCCCACCCGACGAAGTCGAGGGCTATCTCAGCTGA
- a CDS encoding aspartate aminotransferase family protein: MGFSNIMDSNSYSPDQPLDPAIESLVAARDRMLGPAYRLFYERPVHLVRGEGTRLYDADGACYLDAYNNVASVGHCHPHVVEAVSRQLATLNTHTRYLHGTIVDYSERLLATMPDEIDQVMYACTGSEVNDLALRVAEMHTGATGVIITTDAYHGNTAAVTAISPSIGGATALGKHVRAIAPPDSYRIPADELAGRFAADVTAAIDDLRATGAGVSCLIVDTIFSSDGIYPDPSVLAPAVQAVRDAGGVFIADEVQPGFARTGEAMWGFLRHGVVPDLVTTGKPMGNGLPIAAMAARAGVLESFARGVPYFNTFGGNPVTMAAAAAVLDVIEDEKLMANAANVGTALRTELAALGRDHPRIGDVRGAGLYIGVEIIDETGEPDRTGAKKIVNAMREHRVLISVCGRDGNVLKVRPPLVFSESDVDWFCTAFSDVLHSSH; the protein is encoded by the coding sequence GTGGGTTTCTCGAACATCATGGATTCCAACAGCTACTCCCCGGATCAACCGCTCGATCCGGCCATCGAATCGTTGGTCGCGGCCCGCGACCGTATGCTCGGCCCGGCCTACCGGCTGTTTTACGAGCGGCCCGTGCACCTCGTCCGCGGCGAGGGCACCCGCCTCTACGACGCGGACGGCGCCTGCTACCTCGACGCGTACAACAACGTCGCCAGCGTCGGGCATTGCCACCCGCACGTGGTCGAGGCCGTCAGCCGCCAGCTGGCCACCCTCAACACCCACACCCGGTATCTGCACGGCACGATCGTCGACTACAGCGAGCGTCTGCTGGCGACCATGCCGGACGAGATCGACCAGGTGATGTACGCCTGCACCGGCTCGGAAGTCAATGACCTCGCCCTGCGGGTGGCCGAAATGCACACCGGCGCAACGGGCGTCATCATCACCACCGACGCGTACCACGGCAACACCGCTGCCGTGACAGCGATCTCGCCGTCCATCGGCGGGGCGACCGCCCTCGGCAAGCACGTGCGTGCCATCGCCCCGCCGGACAGTTACCGGATCCCGGCCGACGAACTGGCGGGCCGCTTCGCCGCCGACGTCACCGCCGCAATCGACGACCTCAGGGCCACAGGCGCAGGGGTGAGCTGCCTGATCGTCGACACCATCTTCTCGTCCGACGGCATCTATCCCGACCCGTCGGTGCTCGCCCCGGCGGTCCAGGCGGTCCGCGACGCGGGCGGGGTGTTCATTGCCGACGAGGTGCAACCCGGATTCGCCCGCACCGGCGAAGCAATGTGGGGCTTCCTGCGCCACGGTGTGGTGCCCGATCTGGTGACGACCGGCAAGCCCATGGGCAACGGCCTGCCGATCGCGGCGATGGCCGCGCGCGCCGGCGTGCTGGAGTCCTTCGCCCGCGGGGTGCCCTACTTCAACACCTTCGGCGGCAACCCGGTCACCATGGCGGCTGCGGCAGCCGTGCTCGACGTCATCGAGGACGAGAAGCTGATGGCCAACGCGGCGAACGTCGGGACCGCGTTGCGCACCGAGCTGGCGGCATTGGGCCGCGACCATCCGCGCATCGGCGACGTGCGCGGCGCCGGACTCTACATCGGCGTCGAAATCATCGATGAGACAGGCGAACCCGACCGGACGGGCGCGAAGAAGATCGTCAACGCGATGCGCGAACATCGGGTGCTGATCTCGGTATGCGGTCGCGACGGCAACGTGCTCAAGGTCCGCCCGCCGCTGGTGTTCTCCGAATCCGACGTCGACTGGTTCTGCACCGCATTCTCCGACGTTCTGCATTCCTCGCACTGA
- a CDS encoding APC family permease: MSDIIDPPAAEAAQAKGDAVQRLKPNAVGLIGVLFMAVATAAPITAMVGNVPIAVGFGNGAYAPAGYFVATIVLTLFAIGYAAMSKHITATGAFYGYISHGLGRIVGLGAGFLTTMAYMVFEASLIGIFAFFANDTVNSLFHVNISWVVFALGMLVVNLVLTYFDINLAAKVLGVFLVTEILMLSLMGVSVLFAGGGPQGWSWGSLNPLNGFKSLSGTVTGPNGSALAVAGSAGIGLFFAFWSWVGFESSAMYGEESKNPKKIIPIAVIGSVIGIGVFYILISWLAIVGTGPQNAIALAQDSSTAGDIFFGPVDKNLGTWAVDMFKILLMTGSFACGMAFHNCAARYIYALGRENVIPGMRKTLGATHPVHGSPHIAGLFQTVFATIVVLFFAITGRDPYTGLYGLMALLGTTAILIVQALAAFAVIAYFHVGKNHPETANWFRTFLAPLLGGIGMLYVIYLLGKNASFAAGTASTDWVFTIIPYVVGIVGLSGILLAVYLKAKAPQRYSELGRIVLEEAHER, translated from the coding sequence ATGAGCGACATCATCGACCCACCTGCCGCGGAGGCAGCCCAAGCCAAGGGCGACGCCGTCCAGCGGCTCAAGCCCAACGCCGTCGGCCTGATCGGCGTCCTGTTCATGGCTGTCGCGACCGCGGCGCCGATCACCGCCATGGTGGGCAACGTACCGATCGCGGTCGGGTTCGGTAACGGCGCATACGCCCCGGCCGGCTACTTCGTCGCCACGATCGTGCTCACCCTGTTCGCTATCGGATACGCCGCGATGAGCAAGCACATCACCGCGACCGGAGCTTTCTACGGCTACATCTCACACGGCCTCGGCCGCATCGTGGGACTGGGCGCAGGATTCCTGACCACGATGGCCTACATGGTCTTCGAGGCGTCGCTGATCGGGATCTTCGCATTCTTCGCCAACGACACCGTCAACAGCCTCTTCCATGTCAACATCTCGTGGGTCGTGTTCGCCCTCGGCATGCTGGTGGTCAACCTGGTGCTGACCTACTTCGACATCAACCTGGCCGCCAAGGTGCTGGGCGTGTTCCTCGTGACCGAGATCCTCATGCTGTCGCTGATGGGAGTCTCGGTGCTGTTCGCCGGTGGCGGCCCGCAGGGCTGGTCGTGGGGATCGCTGAACCCGCTCAACGGCTTCAAGAGCCTCTCGGGCACCGTCACCGGACCCAACGGCAGTGCACTGGCAGTAGCAGGCTCGGCAGGTATCGGCCTGTTCTTCGCATTCTGGTCATGGGTCGGATTCGAGTCCAGCGCGATGTACGGCGAGGAATCCAAGAACCCCAAGAAGATCATCCCGATCGCGGTCATCGGCTCCGTCATCGGCATCGGGGTGTTCTACATCCTGATCTCGTGGCTGGCCATCGTCGGGACCGGACCGCAGAATGCCATTGCGCTGGCGCAGGATTCGTCCACCGCCGGTGACATCTTCTTCGGCCCGGTCGACAAGAACCTGGGCACGTGGGCAGTCGACATGTTCAAGATCCTGCTGATGACGGGATCGTTCGCCTGCGGCATGGCGTTCCACAACTGCGCGGCGCGCTACATCTACGCCCTCGGGCGCGAGAACGTCATCCCCGGGATGCGCAAGACCCTGGGCGCCACCCACCCGGTGCACGGCTCGCCGCACATCGCCGGCCTGTTCCAGACCGTGTTCGCCACCATTGTGGTGCTGTTCTTCGCCATCACCGGTCGTGATCCCTACACCGGCCTGTACGGGCTGATGGCACTGCTCGGCACCACGGCGATCCTGATCGTGCAGGCACTGGCCGCTTTCGCGGTGATCGCCTACTTCCACGTCGGCAAAAATCACCCGGAGACAGCGAACTGGTTCCGCACGTTCCTCGCTCCGCTGCTCGGTGGCATCGGCATGCTCTACGTCATCTACCTGCTCGGCAAGAACGCGTCGTTCGCCGCCGGGACGGCATCCACCGACTGGGTGTTCACCATCATCCCCTACGTCGTCGGTATCGTCGGGCTCAGCGGCATTCTGCTAGCCGTGTACCTGAAGGCCAAAGCCCCGCAACGGTATTCGGAGCTGGGCCGGATCGTCCTCGAGGAGGCACACGAGCGCTGA
- a CDS encoding phosphotransferase enzyme family protein, translating to MPGLPPTHELFARAALPAYGRAADAELRLLSLSENATYLVEDDEPIVLRVHRPGYHSLAAIHSELAWMKALRTETAVTTPELVLAGDGSDVVLAEADGTALHVDAVTFVPGCTAEEDPEAVGFDELGRITAVMHDHARGWTTPTGFTRFRWDLETILGPEARWGNWRLAPGLTVADKDWIQRASDDITAKLTEFGCAPDRFGLVHADLRLANLMVDPADVGAGITVIDFDDCGWSWYLADLGAAVSFIEDTPAGERIIADWLTGYLQVGSIPAAHLELIPSFVMMRRIMLTAWIASHYDADAAIGVGEQFAPDTARLAQRYLEDRTWLQDAIFGSRV from the coding sequence ATGCCGGGACTGCCGCCGACCCATGAGTTGTTCGCGCGCGCAGCACTTCCTGCGTACGGCCGTGCCGCTGACGCCGAATTGCGGCTGCTGAGCCTGTCGGAGAACGCAACCTACCTGGTGGAGGACGACGAGCCCATCGTGCTGCGGGTGCACCGGCCCGGCTACCACTCACTTGCCGCGATCCACTCCGAACTGGCCTGGATGAAGGCGTTGCGCACCGAGACTGCGGTCACCACACCTGAGTTGGTCCTCGCGGGCGACGGTTCCGATGTGGTGCTCGCCGAGGCGGACGGGACTGCGCTGCATGTCGATGCCGTCACCTTCGTGCCCGGTTGCACCGCTGAAGAGGATCCCGAGGCAGTGGGATTCGACGAACTCGGTCGTATCACCGCGGTCATGCACGACCATGCCCGCGGGTGGACGACGCCCACTGGCTTCACCCGGTTCCGCTGGGACCTGGAGACGATTCTGGGACCGGAGGCCCGCTGGGGTAACTGGCGGCTGGCCCCGGGCCTGACCGTGGCTGACAAGGACTGGATTCAGCGCGCTTCCGACGACATCACCGCAAAGCTTACTGAGTTCGGTTGCGCTCCAGATCGTTTCGGCCTGGTCCATGCCGACCTGCGGCTGGCCAACCTGATGGTCGATCCCGCCGACGTCGGGGCGGGCATCACCGTGATCGATTTCGACGACTGTGGATGGTCCTGGTATCTGGCCGACCTGGGGGCGGCGGTGTCGTTCATCGAGGACACCCCGGCCGGCGAGCGCATCATCGCCGACTGGCTCACCGGCTACCTTCAGGTGGGGTCCATCCCTGCCGCCCACCTCGAGTTGATCCCCTCATTCGTGATGATGCGCCGGATCATGCTCACCGCGTGGATCGCCTCGCATTACGACGCCGACGCCGCGATCGGCGTCGGTGAGCAGTTCGCCCCGGACACGGCCCGGCTGGCGCAGCGTTATCTGGAGGACCGCACCTGGCTACAGGATGCGATCTTCGGATCCAGGGTCTAA
- the fabG gene encoding 3-oxoacyl-ACP reductase FabG — protein sequence MFDLQSASVLVTGGSKGIGRGIASVFASAGANVAIAARSSTDIDTVVAELDDLGSGKVLGVQADVSDPMSCANLAETVRETFGGIDVVCANAGIFPEAPLASMTPVQLGEVLDVNVKGTVYTVQACLDALIASGRGRVILTSSITGPITGFPGWSHYGASKAAQLGFMRTAAIELAPHRITVNAVLPGNIFTEGLADMGKEYIAGMTRAIPAGKLGTPEDIGYLAAFLATKEAGYITGQAIAVDGGQVLPESPDAVSP from the coding sequence ATGTTCGACCTTCAGTCGGCGTCGGTTCTGGTGACGGGTGGAAGTAAGGGGATCGGCCGCGGAATCGCGTCGGTGTTCGCCTCGGCGGGTGCCAATGTGGCCATCGCCGCCCGCTCGTCGACCGATATCGACACGGTGGTGGCCGAACTGGACGACCTCGGTTCGGGCAAGGTGCTCGGTGTGCAGGCCGATGTTTCCGACCCGATGTCGTGTGCCAACCTCGCCGAGACGGTGCGCGAGACATTCGGCGGAATCGACGTGGTGTGCGCGAATGCCGGCATCTTCCCCGAGGCGCCGCTGGCCTCGATGACGCCGGTTCAACTCGGCGAGGTGCTCGATGTCAACGTCAAGGGCACCGTCTACACCGTGCAGGCCTGCCTGGATGCGCTCATCGCCTCCGGTCGCGGACGGGTGATCCTGACCTCGTCGATCACCGGGCCGATCACCGGCTTCCCGGGATGGTCGCACTACGGTGCCTCCAAGGCCGCCCAGCTGGGCTTCATGCGAACGGCGGCAATCGAATTGGCGCCACACCGCATCACCGTCAACGCGGTGCTGCCCGGCAACATCTTCACCGAGGGTCTCGCCGACATGGGTAAGGAGTACATCGCGGGAATGACCAGGGCGATCCCGGCCGGCAAACTGGGCACGCCGGAGGACATCGGGTATCTCGCGGCGTTCCTGGCCACTAAAGAGGCCGGATACATCACCGGTCAGGCCATCGCCGTCGACGGTGGCCAGGTGCTTCCCGAGTCCCCGGACGCCGTGAGCCCGTAG